GTTTTTAGGAGGCTTGTCCCATCCACCTATTCCCGAGCCGCCGCCACCCACCTCCCTTTTCTTCCTCGGGATCTCCTCATTCCCCCCGATCCAATCCACCAGCCTCTGCCTCTGCTCGATCTCCACCGCAAGCCGCAGCCGTGCCTCCCGCTCCCTCCTCGATCTAGATCGAGAGGGGTTCGATCCCCTACCTTTGCCCGAGCTCCTCCCGCAGCTCCCCATCACCCTCGACCCCGCCTCGTCGGCCGGTCGACACCGGTGACCGGAACATTGCCGGAGATGAGTGCCCCGACAGCCCCGCGACCTCTCCTCCCCCTCCTGtgatttccccctctctctctcacggtGGCCATCTCTCTCTCCTTAATAGGAACGAGCAGGAACTCGCCAAGCTCCATGGCGCCACCTCCTCTACTTCGTCCCGCGCGCACGAGCCTAACGGGAGAGGAGCTCCTCCATGCCGTGTGTGCCTCCAGCCGCCTCGCCAATTCCCTGAACCGTCAGGTCCCAAGGCCgtgcctctcctcctcctcctcaccctgTTTCCCCTGGTTCTCTCTCTAATCCCCGTGCTGTCGTCGGCCTGTAGGAACTAGCCCGCCATGGAGTTCGTCAGCCGCGTCCGCCACTTCTGCACCCGGATCCGCACCACGCCGCCTACTCCGCCGCGGACCTGGACGCACTGCGCCCTCGGGTCCCCGCCGTCCTGCTTCTCCCCGGCGAGAGGCACGCCTCTACCTTCGTTCGGTTCAAGCGAAAGAGCAAGCGGGATGCCCGTTCCGCCCTTCTGTTTCACCCTGCATCGAACGAGGAGACGCACTCCCGCGTTGACCTCTCCCCTCGCCAAGCCGCCCGAGCACCTCCTCCAGTTCGTCGCCTCGGTCGCCGCCTTGCCAAGCTCCGCTCGCTGCCGGCCATCGCCGGGAGACGCCAGCGCCAAGTCCCCCTGTCTGCTTCCTCTGCATCGAGCGAGACCAGCGCCAGCCATCGGGTCAAGCCCGCGTTGACCGCCCGCTCGCCGCACCGTGGACGCGTCGTCCTGCTGCGTGGGACGCGGCCTCGTCCGCGCCTCCTGGCCCAACCTCCCGCACCGCGGTCCAGCGTGCCCTTGCAGGCCTCCCTCTCCACTGTCCCGGGCCTTGGCCCATGGGTGAGCGGCCCCAGTCCTCCCCTGTGCTCCTGTTGGGCTAGCCAGATTCGGCCCGCATAGTTTTTTTTAGGTTCTGCAATTTTAACTATTTTCCCAGGATTTACTGTTTTGCAGAAACACCCTCTTtgtcatgcatataataacttaataaccatgcatcatttgtaaaaacattatatatgaaaaatgctcagaatttcatctagtttcataatatgctgcttacgtccttgtttaaaatgtttaaaatgatgtttgtttaattttgctcaaatggcatgctaaaatgatttatttcataactaattaaccgtaactcggaatttaataaactttatatgtaaatggggtagaaaaattcCTAGTTTAATTTGGTGCACATTATTTTTCTATTTAACAaaattaaaattgtgtttatggcagaacagtagcaaattcaaaaaatgcatatggggattttccggaattgttgtttattgtttccggcctcttttaacttgcttaaatagttagtttacttatgcttcaccccttgccatgttttaataacatttaatattgttgtgtacataaacaagagcgaactaaataacttgaatgtggtgtttcgtcaatatgcaactcgttgcatattgagctccacttaatttgtagtattgtttgttgcactttgccatgccatgcctcattacatcggacatgcatcatacttgattttgcatcatgccatgtgtatgtggtggttgtttactatgttgtttgtttctttccgggttgcttctgtcgttagcttcggtttcgttccggagttgtgaggattcgttcgactacgtctgtttgtctccttcatggactcgttcttcttccttacatgatttcaggcaagatgaccataccctcgaaatcacttctatctttgcttgctagttgttcgctctattgctttgccgcgctacctaccacttgctatatcatccctcccttattgccatgtcagcctctaaccttttcacccttcctagcaaaccgttgcttggctatgttaccgcttttgctcagcccctcttatagcgttgctagttgcaggtgaagattaagtttgttccatgttggaacatggatatgttgggatatcacaatatctcttatcttaattaatgcatctatatacttggtaaagggtggaaggctcggccttatgcctggtgttttgttccactcttgccgccctagtttccgtcataccggtgttatgttccttcaTTTTGCGTtgcttacgcggttgggtgatttatgggacccccttgacagttcgctttgaataaaactcctccagcaaggcccaaccttggttttaccattcgcctacctaagcctttttcccttggattctgtagactcaagggtcatctttatttacccccccgggccagtgctccttcgagtgctggtccaaaccaagcgatgtccggcgccccctgggcaaccagggtctatgcccaCCCGAcatcttgctcatccggtgtgccctgagaacgagatatgtgcagctcctatcgggatttttcggcacattcgggcggctttgctggtcttgttttaccattgtcgaaatgtcttgtaaaccgggattccgagactgatcgggtctttccgggagaaggaatatccttcgttgaccgtgagagcttataatgggctaagttgggacacccttgcagggttttatctttcgaaagccgtgcccgcagttatgtggcagatgggaatttgttaatatccggttgtatagaacttgacacttgacttaattaaaatacatcaaccgcgtgtgtagccgtgatggtctcttctcggcggagtccgggaagtgaacacggttcttgtgttatgtttgacataagtaggagttcaggatcacttcttgatcattactagttgacgatcgttccgttgcttctcttctcgctcttatttgtgtatgttagccaccatatatgcttagtcgctgctgcaacctcaccaccttacccttctcctacccataagcttaaatagtcttgatctcacgggtgtgagattgttgagtcctcgtgactcacagatacttctaaaacagttgcaggtgccgacgataccagtgcagatgacgcaaccgagctcaagtgggagttcgacgaggaacttggtcgttactatgtttcgtttcctgatgatcagtagtggagcccagttgggacgatcggggatctagcatttggggttgtcttcttctcttttggttccgtagtcggacctatgtgtgtactcggATTgctgtatgatttatttatgtattgtgtgaagtggcgattgtaagccaac
The Aegilops tauschii subsp. strangulata cultivar AL8/78 chromosome 3, Aet v6.0, whole genome shotgun sequence genome window above contains:
- the LOC141042464 gene encoding uncharacterized protein encodes the protein MAPPPLLRPARTSLTGEELLHAVCASSRLANSLNRQELARHGVRQPRPPLLHPDPHHAAYSAADLDALRPRVPAVLLLPGERHASTFVRFKRKSKRDARSALLFHPASNEETHSRVDLSPRQAARAPPPVRRLGRRLAKLRSLPAIAGRRQRQVPLSASSASSETSASHRVKPALTARSPHRGRVVLLRGTRPRPRLLAQPPAPRSSVPLQASLSTVPGLGPWLRFRSGVVRIRSTTSVCLLHGLVLLPYMISVAGADDTSADDATELKWEFDEELGRYYVSFPDDQ